In Flavobacterium endoglycinae, one DNA window encodes the following:
- the ald gene encoding alanine dehydrogenase — protein MIIGVPKEIKNNENRVALTPAGVSEMKKHGHTVYVQSTAGLGSGFADAEYAEAGAVVLPTIEEVYAIAEMIIKVKEPIASEYPLIKKDQLLFTYFHFASSEELTHAMLERGAVCLAYETVEKTDRSLPLLVPMSEVAGRMAIQQGAKYLEKPLKGRGILLGGVPGVPPAKVLVLGGGIVGTQAAKMAAGLGAQVTIMDLSLPRLRQLDDIMPANVNTEMSNHYNITRAIKDADLIVGAVLIPGAKAPHLITRDMLKLMRPGTVVVDVAVDQGGCIETCTPTTHENPTFIIDDIVHYCVANMPGAVPYTSTLALTNATLPYAVQLANKGWEKACAENEELKKGLNVANGKILYKGVAEAWNLPFNEEIVLANA, from the coding sequence ATGATAATAGGTGTTCCTAAAGAAATAAAAAATAACGAAAACAGAGTTGCTCTAACTCCTGCCGGTGTTTCTGAAATGAAAAAACACGGACATACAGTTTATGTACAATCTACTGCTGGTTTAGGAAGTGGTTTTGCTGATGCAGAATATGCTGAGGCTGGTGCAGTAGTTTTACCAACTATTGAAGAAGTTTATGCAATTGCAGAAATGATCATCAAAGTAAAAGAGCCAATTGCTTCTGAATACCCATTGATCAAAAAAGATCAATTATTATTTACTTATTTCCACTTTGCATCTTCTGAGGAATTAACGCATGCAATGTTAGAAAGAGGAGCTGTTTGTTTAGCTTACGAAACGGTAGAGAAAACAGACAGAAGTTTACCATTATTAGTTCCAATGTCTGAAGTTGCAGGTCGTATGGCAATTCAACAAGGAGCAAAATATCTTGAAAAACCATTAAAAGGAAGAGGAATTCTTTTAGGAGGTGTTCCAGGTGTACCACCAGCGAAAGTATTAGTTTTAGGTGGAGGAATTGTAGGAACTCAAGCTGCTAAAATGGCTGCTGGATTAGGTGCTCAAGTAACTATCATGGACTTAAGCTTGCCACGTTTACGTCAATTAGACGATATTATGCCAGCTAACGTAAATACCGAAATGTCTAACCATTATAATATTACAAGAGCAATTAAAGATGCTGACTTAATTGTTGGAGCAGTTTTAATTCCAGGAGCAAAAGCACCTCACTTAATTACTCGTGATATGCTTAAATTAATGCGTCCAGGAACTGTTGTTGTTGATGTCGCTGTTGACCAAGGAGGATGTATTGAAACTTGTACTCCAACAACTCACGAAAACCCAACTTTCATTATTGACGATATCGTTCACTACTGTGTTGCTAATATGCCGGGAGCTGTTCCTTACACGTCTACTTTAGCTTTAACAAACGCAACTTTACCTTATGCTGTACAATTAGCAAACAAAGGATGGGAAAAAGCATGTGCAGAAAATGAAGAATTGAAAAAAGGATTAAACGTAGCTAATGGAAAAATCCTTTACAAAGGAGTTGCTGAAGCTTGGAATCTTCCTTTTAACGAAGAAATAGTATTAGCAAACGCATAG
- a CDS encoding Lrp/AsnC family transcriptional regulator: protein MALDEIDKKILRLLQEDAHYTLKDIANKINLSLTPVHDRVKRLEKDGIIEKYVTLLDKKKLGNNLTVYCQVTLVKQTYDTSEGFNQSILNLPEVVECNYVSGNFDYMLKIIIPDMESYHHFHQKKLSVLPEVSLINTVFVISEVKSTTVLPI, encoded by the coding sequence ATGGCTTTAGATGAAATTGACAAAAAAATCTTACGTCTTTTACAGGAAGATGCGCATTATACTTTAAAAGATATTGCAAACAAAATAAATTTGTCCTTGACACCTGTTCATGATAGGGTGAAACGTCTTGAAAAAGATGGTATTATCGAAAAATATGTGACGCTTTTAGACAAGAAAAAATTGGGAAATAATTTGACAGTTTATTGTCAGGTCACACTCGTAAAACAAACTTATGACACGTCTGAAGGATTTAATCAGTCAATTTTAAATCTACCCGAAGTTGTAGAATGTAATTATGTTTCTGGAAATTTTGATTACATGCTTAAAATTATCATTCCGGATATGGAAAGCTATCATCATTTTCATCAGAAAAAATTATCGGTTCTTCCAGAAGTTTCTCTAATTAATACTGTTTTTGTTATTTCGGAAGTGAAGAGTACCACAGTTCTGCCTATTTAA
- a CDS encoding glyceraldehyde-3-phosphate dehydrogenase — protein sequence MSNKSLYQKEVTLQVDRRKAGVELIKVISDLWYDKSIEMVLFKNQLLDKNVSDIINLHQYAGEFVGKPITIFDSVEIAKVVLSLDLPPAKIDLGKLTYEYRLEDEKYPDARYFVIEKLKKAKSSKEIQPKDVVLYGFGRIGRLLARELMSKTGKGNQLRLRAIVTRDKNDASSLEKRASLLRYDSIHGDFQGSVIADPKNNALIINGTTVHIITANSPEEIDYTTYGINDALVIDNTGAFTTEEALKRHLTSNGVNKVLLTAPGKGVPNIVHGVNHNDFNPDEISIFSAASCTTNAITPVLKVVEESLGVVKGHLETIHAYTNDQNLVDNMHRKYRRGRAAALNMVITETGAGSAVAKALPSLEGKLTSNAIRVPVPNGSLAVLNLEVKKATSISGINKIMKKYALEGELVEQIKYSLNNELVSSDIVGTSAPSIYDSNATIVSKDGKNIVLYIWYDNEYGYSHQVIRLAKYIAKVRRYTYY from the coding sequence ATGAGTAACAAATCATTGTACCAAAAAGAGGTAACATTACAAGTTGACCGACGAAAAGCCGGTGTCGAATTAATCAAAGTCATAAGCGATTTATGGTATGACAAATCCATCGAAATGGTTTTATTCAAAAATCAATTATTGGATAAAAACGTAAGCGATATTATTAACCTTCATCAATATGCTGGTGAATTTGTGGGTAAACCAATCACTATTTTTGATTCGGTTGAAATCGCAAAAGTTGTTTTATCCTTAGATCTTCCACCAGCCAAAATTGACTTGGGAAAACTAACTTACGAATATCGTTTAGAAGATGAAAAATATCCTGATGCACGATATTTTGTTATTGAAAAATTGAAAAAAGCAAAATCTTCTAAAGAAATACAACCTAAAGATGTTGTTTTATATGGTTTCGGAAGAATTGGGCGTTTATTAGCAAGAGAGCTAATGTCAAAAACCGGAAAAGGAAATCAACTGCGTTTAAGAGCTATTGTAACGCGTGACAAAAATGATGCATCGAGTTTAGAGAAACGAGCTTCTCTATTGCGATATGATTCTATTCATGGCGATTTTCAGGGATCTGTAATTGCCGATCCAAAAAATAATGCTTTGATTATTAATGGAACAACAGTTCATATCATTACTGCAAATTCACCTGAAGAAATTGATTATACAACATACGGAATCAATGATGCTTTAGTAATTGACAATACAGGTGCTTTTACAACAGAAGAAGCCCTAAAAAGACATTTAACTTCAAATGGAGTAAACAAAGTTTTATTGACCGCACCTGGAAAAGGAGTTCCCAATATTGTTCATGGCGTTAATCATAATGATTTTAATCCAGACGAAATAAGTATATTTTCGGCAGCTTCTTGCACCACAAATGCTATTACACCAGTTTTAAAAGTGGTGGAAGAAAGTCTTGGTGTTGTAAAAGGGCATTTAGAAACCATTCATGCTTACACTAACGACCAGAATCTCGTTGATAATATGCACAGAAAATACCGCCGCGGAAGAGCTGCAGCTTTAAATATGGTCATTACCGAAACCGGAGCAGGAAGCGCTGTAGCAAAAGCTTTACCATCATTAGAAGGGAAATTAACTTCAAATGCAATTCGCGTTCCGGTGCCAAATGGATCACTTGCTGTTCTAAATTTAGAAGTTAAAAAAGCAACATCAATTTCTGGAATCAATAAAATCATGAAGAAATATGCTCTTGAAGGAGAATTGGTAGAGCAGATAAAATATTCTTTAAACAACGAATTAGTTTCGTCTGACATTGTAGGAACTTCTGCTCCATCTATTTATGATAGCAATGCTACAATTGTGTCAAAAGACGGAAAAAATATAGTCTTATACATCTGGTACGATAATGAATACGGATATAGCCATCAAGTTATTCGTTTAGCAAAATATATTGCCAAAGTAAGACGTTATACCTATTATTAA
- a CDS encoding Do family serine endopeptidase, with the protein MKKFSTLFLVSLLSGATTLGAYKLLFDGSDSLLGKGNSVVTLAPNSYGKTVGLPGDAVDFTEAADKTIHTVVHVKNVSRRTISNPMLEFFYGYGGQQQQEQVGTGSGVIISEDGYIVTNNHVIKDASEIEITLNNKKSYKAKLIGTDSKMDIALLKINADEKLPYTAFANSDSVKVGEWVLAVGNPYNLTSTVTAGIVSAKARNLDQSGIQSFIQTDAAVNPGNSGGALVNTRGELIGINTMISSMTGSYVGYSFAVPSNIARKIIEDIMEYGNVQRGILGVEGGELNSTASKELGVTETQGFYINKVSKNSGAEKAGLTKGDIIVKLDDQNISTFADLSGYINTKRPNDVVKVTYIKDGKTKTVPVTLSKNEFFSTEFKGIELENIDAADKKKFRIDYGVKIKNITNENLMQYQNELQGNIILSIDNVKATNVETVSKLLNKKDEGQSVRIEMINKNGEIFRIII; encoded by the coding sequence ATGAAAAAATTTTCAACCTTATTTTTAGTTTCACTTCTAAGTGGTGCTACTACACTTGGTGCTTACAAGTTATTATTTGACGGCAGTGATTCACTTTTAGGAAAAGGAAATTCTGTTGTTACCCTTGCCCCTAATTCATATGGAAAAACAGTTGGATTACCCGGAGATGCAGTTGATTTCACCGAAGCAGCTGATAAAACAATCCACACCGTTGTGCACGTAAAAAATGTATCTAGAAGAACAATTAGCAACCCAATGCTGGAATTCTTTTACGGATATGGCGGACAACAGCAGCAAGAACAGGTTGGAACTGGTTCTGGTGTTATTATTTCTGAAGATGGTTATATCGTAACCAACAATCACGTTATCAAAGATGCTTCTGAAATTGAGATTACCTTAAACAACAAAAAATCATACAAAGCGAAGCTTATAGGAACGGATTCTAAAATGGACATCGCATTATTAAAAATCAATGCTGATGAAAAATTACCTTACACTGCATTTGCAAATTCAGATTCTGTTAAAGTTGGAGAATGGGTTTTGGCAGTTGGTAACCCTTATAATTTAACATCTACTGTTACTGCTGGAATTGTTTCGGCGAAAGCCAGAAATTTAGACCAAAGCGGAATTCAGTCATTTATTCAGACAGATGCCGCAGTTAACCCAGGTAATAGCGGTGGAGCGTTAGTAAATACAAGAGGAGAATTAATTGGAATTAACACCATGATTTCGTCAATGACAGGATCGTATGTTGGATATTCTTTTGCTGTTCCATCTAATATTGCCCGAAAAATTATTGAGGATATTATGGAATATGGAAATGTGCAGAGAGGAATTCTGGGCGTTGAAGGCGGCGAACTTAATAGCACAGCTTCAAAAGAATTAGGCGTTACAGAAACTCAAGGTTTTTACATCAATAAAGTTTCGAAAAACTCTGGCGCAGAAAAAGCTGGGCTTACAAAAGGTGATATTATTGTAAAATTAGACGATCAAAACATTTCTACTTTTGCTGATCTTTCTGGTTACATCAATACAAAACGTCCTAACGATGTTGTAAAAGTAACGTATATAAAAGACGGCAAAACTAAAACAGTTCCTGTAACTTTAAGTAAAAATGAATTCTTCAGCACTGAATTTAAAGGAATTGAATTAGAAAATATTGACGCTGCCGATAAGAAAAAATTCAGAATTGATTATGGTGTAAAAATTAAAAACATCACTAATGAAAATTTGATGCAGTATCAAAATGAATTACAAGGCAATATCATTTTAAGTATTGATAATGTGAAAGCAACAAATGTTGAAACCGTTTCAAAACTTTTGAACAAAAAAGATGAAGGACAAAGCGTTCGTATCGAAATGATCAACAAAAACGGGGAGATATTCAGAATTATTATATAG
- the dapF gene encoding diaminopimelate epimerase: protein MQIEFYKYQGTGNDFVMIDNRSDFFPKNDVKLIERLCDRRFGIGADGLILLENDSETDFRMVYYNSDGNQSSMCGNGGRCLVAFANQLGVIDDKTTFIATDGLHHASVGDDAIVSLQMIDVNEVQKKDSYTFLNTGSPHHVQLVDDLEHYNVKENGAAIRYGELYGEKGSNVNFVKKVDDGTFSLRTYERGVEDETLACGTGATAVAIAMNAIGETDKTSINLNVEGGKLVVSFDKENDHYTNVFLTGPAKFVFKGTIEI from the coding sequence ATGCAAATAGAATTTTATAAATATCAAGGAACTGGAAATGATTTTGTAATGATTGATAATCGTTCAGATTTCTTTCCAAAAAATGATGTAAAACTTATTGAGCGTCTGTGTGACAGACGTTTCGGAATTGGGGCAGACGGACTTATTTTGCTTGAAAATGATTCTGAAACTGATTTCAGAATGGTATATTACAATTCAGATGGAAATCAAAGTTCGATGTGTGGAAACGGCGGAAGATGCCTTGTTGCCTTTGCCAATCAGCTTGGTGTTATTGATGATAAAACTACTTTTATAGCTACAGATGGACTTCATCATGCTTCTGTAGGTGATGATGCCATTGTATCTCTTCAGATGATTGATGTGAATGAAGTACAAAAAAAAGATTCTTATACTTTTCTAAATACAGGATCACCACATCATGTTCAGCTTGTTGATGATTTAGAGCATTATAATGTAAAAGAAAATGGTGCAGCTATTCGTTACGGCGAATTGTACGGTGAAAAAGGAAGTAATGTTAATTTTGTAAAGAAAGTTGATGATGGAACATTTTCGCTTCGTACTTACGAAAGAGGTGTTGAAGATGAAACCTTGGCTTGCGGGACTGGTGCAACAGCTGTAGCAATTGCTATGAATGCCATTGGAGAAACAGATAAAACTTCTATCAATTTAAATGTTGAAGGAGGAAAACTGGTTGTTTCTTTTGATAAAGAAAATGATCATTATACAAATGTATTTCTTACCGGACCAGCCAAATTTGTTTTTAAAGGCACTATAGAAATTTAA
- a CDS encoding GNAT family N-acetyltransferase, producing the protein MITLKGESIYLRALEPEDLEFVYSMENDQSIWEVSNTNTPYSRYLIRQYLENAQQDIYEAKQLRLAICQDEDFPAIGLIDLFEFDPKNNRAGIGIVIQKNENRGQNIGSEALELLIKYSFFNLNLHQIYANISTNNEASIALFTKFGFEKIGIKKDWILLNNHYYDEAIFQLINKTFKT; encoded by the coding sequence ATGATCACACTCAAAGGCGAATCCATTTATCTTCGTGCACTTGAACCCGAGGATTTAGAATTTGTATATTCTATGGAAAACGATCAAAGCATTTGGGAAGTCAGTAATACCAATACACCATACAGCCGATATCTGATTAGACAATATCTCGAAAATGCACAGCAGGATATTTATGAAGCAAAACAGCTTCGTCTGGCTATCTGTCAGGATGAAGATTTTCCTGCTATTGGTTTGATAGATTTATTTGAATTTGACCCGAAAAATAATAGGGCAGGGATTGGTATCGTAATTCAGAAGAATGAAAATAGAGGACAAAATATTGGTTCTGAGGCATTAGAACTTTTAATAAAATACTCTTTTTTCAATTTAAATCTCCATCAGATTTATGCAAATATTAGTACAAATAATGAAGCAAGTATAGCTCTTTTTACTAAATTTGGTTTTGAGAAAATAGGAATTAAAAAAGATTGGATTTTGCTGAATAACCACTATTACGACGAAGCAATTTTCCAGTTAATCAATAAAACATTTAAAACTTAA
- the mltG gene encoding endolytic transglycosylase MltG, with protein sequence MNLKKIITITAVAVISVLLIYGFILISRIFSANTKFEENEVYVHVPTGSNYSDVKKILAPYIKNFDNFELVASKRSYPENVKPGRFLLKKDMNNIDLVRAMRANVPVKLAFNNQERLENFAGRVGSEIEADSTSLLKAFRDPAFLEANGFNEENVFAMFIPNTYEVYWNTSAEKFRDKMIKEYHKFWTPERIEQAKKQGLTPVQVSILASIVHKESVKRDERPRIAGVYLNRLRLEMPLQADPTVIYALKLRDNDFDQVIKRVFYNDLIMKSPYNTYVNIGLPPGPIAMADITALEAVLNPEKHDYIYFCASVDRFGYHEFASNYADHTKNAKRYSDWIASQGVTR encoded by the coding sequence TTGAACTTAAAAAAAATCATCACCATAACCGCTGTAGCCGTAATTTCTGTTTTGTTGATTTACGGATTTATTTTAATCAGCCGAATTTTTAGTGCCAATACTAAATTTGAAGAAAATGAAGTGTATGTGCATGTGCCAACGGGATCGAATTACAGTGATGTTAAAAAGATATTAGCACCATATATTAAGAATTTTGACAATTTTGAATTAGTGGCAAGCAAAAGAAGTTATCCTGAAAATGTAAAACCAGGACGTTTTCTTCTTAAAAAAGATATGAATAATATTGATTTAGTTCGTGCCATGCGCGCTAATGTTCCAGTAAAATTGGCATTTAACAATCAAGAACGCTTAGAGAACTTTGCTGGTAGAGTAGGTTCAGAAATTGAAGCAGACAGTACTTCTTTATTAAAAGCTTTTAGAGATCCTGCTTTTTTAGAAGCAAACGGATTTAATGAAGAGAATGTTTTTGCGATGTTTATCCCAAATACATATGAGGTATATTGGAATACATCTGCAGAAAAGTTCCGTGATAAAATGATCAAAGAATATCATAAATTCTGGACTCCTGAAAGAATCGAGCAAGCTAAAAAACAAGGATTGACTCCTGTTCAGGTTTCTATTTTGGCTTCAATTGTACATAAAGAATCGGTTAAAAGAGATGAAAGACCACGTATTGCTGGAGTTTATTTAAACCGTCTACGTCTTGAAATGCCATTACAAGCAGATCCAACGGTTATTTATGCTTTAAAATTAAGAGACAATGATTTTGATCAAGTTATTAAAAGAGTGTTTTATAATGATTTGATTATGAAATCTCCTTATAATACCTATGTAAATATCGGACTTCCTCCGGGACCAATTGCAATGGCGGATATTACAGCTCTTGAAGCCGTTTTAAACCCAGAAAAACACGATTATATTTACTTTTGTGCTAGTGTAGATCGTTTCGGTTATCATGAATTTGCATCCAATTATGCAGATCATACTAAAAATGCTAAAAGATATTCAGACTGGATTGCCAGTCAAGGGGTAACTAGATAA
- a CDS encoding peptidoglycan-binding protein LysM yields the protein MIKKWYFYASLIVIITFLSLGFKPFSVETKPWFLTEKTDGAEYMFPSEEKDDYPKVNLNVPYTGKRLIGFKEAVAFKESQGKYKLVNSLGYMGKYQFGSKALRAIGISDDKDFLKDPALQEKAFVALLSKNKWILRNEIEKYEGKVINGVKITESGILAAAHLGGAGSVKNFFKHGGNRHFRDAFGTSLKSYLRDFAGYDLSFIEADNNATIDN from the coding sequence ATGATAAAGAAGTGGTATTTTTATGCGAGTTTGATCGTAATTATTACATTTTTAAGTTTGGGTTTTAAACCCTTTAGTGTCGAAACCAAACCGTGGTTTCTAACAGAAAAAACAGATGGCGCAGAATACATGTTTCCGTCTGAAGAAAAGGATGATTATCCTAAAGTAAATCTAAACGTTCCATATACCGGAAAACGTCTTATCGGTTTTAAAGAAGCAGTCGCTTTTAAAGAATCTCAGGGAAAATACAAATTAGTGAATTCGCTGGGGTATATGGGAAAATATCAATTTGGTTCTAAAGCTTTACGTGCAATTGGTATCAGTGATGACAAGGACTTCTTAAAAGATCCTGCTTTACAGGAAAAAGCTTTCGTAGCGCTATTATCCAAAAACAAATGGATTTTGCGTAATGAAATCGAAAAGTATGAAGGAAAAGTCATTAATGGCGTTAAAATCACCGAATCGGGAATTTTAGCGGCAGCACACTTAGGAGGTGCAGGATCAGTAAAGAACTTTTTTAAGCATGGAGGCAACAGGCATTTTAGAGATGCTTTTGGAACTTCTTTAAAAAGTTACTTAAGAGATTTTGCAGGCTATGATCTTTCTTTTATTGAGGCAGATAATAATGCCACAATTGACAATTAA